The following coding sequences lie in one Glycine max cultivar Williams 82 chromosome 19, Glycine_max_v4.0, whole genome shotgun sequence genomic window:
- the LOC100812159 gene encoding PAN domain-containing protein At5g03700 has product MFNMLQTHHLQFLAILFLYTLTCSETATTSIPQELHIGFSVTPESWTTPFQAVLSDHSGNFSLGFLRVNQNQLALAVLHVASSEPFWVANPSHAPSWSDNTRLFFNGSLVLSDPETLVLWSTATNGDRVVLLNSSNLQVHHNGIPLWESFHFPKNTLVQDQNFTSNMTLLSSNGIYSMRLGNDFMGLYENHVQLYWKRTPLGAKAEVKEGQGPIYARVNPEGYLGMYQTTDEKPTDVQKFNTFQQTSSFLFVRLEPDGNLKGYYWDGSTWQLNYQAITEACDLPRSCGSYGLCTPGGSGCSCLENRTRFEPDGCFKDVGGESSGDLCSSEGIGGSKSSYWVLRRTGVEAPHKELVRHLTTSSWADCEGLCQNNCSCWGALYSNATGFCYMLDYPIQTMVGTGDGSKVGYFKVKKEERGKNRVWIRVGVVVTVLVGVGVIIIGTGFCVTRWRKRRGVKEEEWGSPGPYKNLGSASFRFIEMSNAHDARGDACAQS; this is encoded by the coding sequence ATGTTCAACATGTTGCAAACTCATCACCTCCAGTTTCTAGCGATTCTCTTTCTATATACGCTGACATGCTCTGAAACCGCAACCACTTCCATCCCACAAGAGCTTCACATAGGCTTCTCTGTGACGCCAGAGTCTTGGACGACGCCGTTTCAAGCAGTTCTGAGCGATCATAGTGGCAACTTCTCTCTAGGCTTCCTCCGCGTGAACCAAAACCAGCTGGCACTGGCGGTCCTCCACGTGGCATCCTCGGAGCCATTCTGGGTGGCCAACCCATCCCACGCGCCATCATGGTCCGACAACACGCGCCTCTTCTTCAACGGCAGCCTCGTCCTGTCCGACCCCGAAACGCTCGTTTTGTGGTCAACCGCCACAAACGGAGACCGCGTGGTGCTCCTCAACAGCTCCAATTTACAAGTTCACCACAATGGCATTCCCCTATGGGAGAGTTTTCACTTTCCCAAAAATACTCTCGTCCAGGACCAGAATTTCACCTCCAACATGACTCTTTTGTCCTCCAACGGCATTTATTCCATGAGGTTAGGCAACGATTTCATGGGGTTATACGAAAACCATGTCCAATTATATTGGAAACGCACGCCACTGGGAGCAAAAGCGGAAGTAAAGGAAGGGCAGGGACCGATTTACGCCCGAGTCAACCCGGAGGGTTACCTCGGGATGTATCAGACAACCGACGAGAAGCCCACGGATGTTCAAAAGTTCAACACGTTCCAACAAACGTCGTCGTTTTTGTTCGTGCGGTTGGAACCGGACGGGAATCTGAAGGGTTACTACTGGGACGGTTCCACGTGGCAGCTCAACTACCAGGCTATTACTGAAGCCTGCGACCTCCCCCGCTCCTGCGGTTCGTACGGTTTGTGCACTCCGGGAGGGTCTGGGTGCTCCTGTTTAGAAAACCGAACCCGGTTCGAACCGGATGGGTGTTTTAAAGATGTTGGTGGAGAGTCGTCTGGGGACTTGTGTAGTAGTGAAGGGATTGGTGGAAGTAAAAGCAGTTACTGGGTGCTGAGAAGAACGGGAGTGGAAGCACCGCATAAGGAGCTAGTAAGGCACCTAACGACGTCGTCTTGGGCGGATTGTGAGGGATTGTGCCAGAACAACTGTAGCTGCTGGGGGGCGCTGTATAGCAACGCAACCGGGTTTTGTTATATGTTGGACTATCCGATCCAGACAATGGTGGGTACTGGGGATGGGTCAAAAGTGGGTTACTTCAAGGTTAAAAAAGAGGAACGAGGAAAGAACCGGGTTTGGATACGGGTTGGGGTTGTGGTTACGGTTTTGGTTGGGGTTGGGGTTATTATTATTGGAACCGGATTTTGCGTGACGAGATGGAGAAAGAGGAGAGGGGTGAAGGAAGAGGAATGGGGTTCGCCCGGCCCGTATAAGAATCTTGGATCCGCAAGTTTTAGATTCATAGAAATGAGCAATGCCCATGACGCAAGGGGTGACGCATGTGCTCAAAGTTGA